The Raphanus sativus cultivar WK10039 unplaced genomic scaffold, ASM80110v3 Scaffold2361, whole genome shotgun sequence DNA window TCCTTCGAATCCTTTCATGTAATTGGATCGATTTTTCTTTGCTGTTTTGAGGACACATTTGCCTCTGTTTATCTGTTATGATGACTTAcggttaataattaaaaaaaaaaaacagagctttCTCGGAAATGTATGAACACGGTTGTGATGTTGCAATGAGGGTTCTTTACTGCTGCATTTAGACTAATCTTGTAGGAGCTTGTTTAGCGTGGTTTGTGTAAGTATTAGGTTGCAGAGGGACTGATGAACTAGGGAGAAGCTGCACTTGAGTCTCTCACACAGATTATGCCTCAGTTCTTGGTATTGATGCTCACTAGCTTTGCCTAGGAAGTCAATATTGGAGTTTTTCAGTCTCTGCCTTGATTTGATATCCTTTTGGGTTCTGCGGGTAAGCTAGCTTTCGGCATCTCTCTTGACATTCTTAGGTGTGAATTCACTTGCTCTACTGGGGGTAGTTAGTTGTTGTTTGTATGTGATGAAAAATAGTTACCTTTATTAGCATTGGCATTTTGTTTAGAGTATAAGAAGAGTTCTTCACATGTGGTTTGTTTGGATTTGGTTAGTTGTTGTGAAGCTTCTTCACaggatgtattcaacgagtgaTATTGTGTCCGAGACCTTTCTGTGGATAAACAAAACCTTCTTTTTCCTTTAGTTCTTCTCTCCACCTCCTAGTGTTTGGATTCTTCTTACATGTCATGACTCTTGTTTCTTTGGTTCAACTTACTACTCACCAATGTGACTAGTTACTATATCTAATTCTGTGAATGACATGTGCTATTGGCTCTTATGGTTTTCAATGCGGGTTTTGCGTTGTGCATGCCTACCTTTATAGTGAAATGATAGTACATGAAGTTAAGTGATGGTCATAAGCCTATGAGGAGGCTATGACATATATGTTCAATAATAACTGTATATATGAACTCaactaatttaaattaaaatatcatcaattAAAATCAGTGAAATTGAAATCCGATTTATtaaactcagaaaattctaaacATAACTCAATATAAGACCTGCCCTTTATCTTAACTTTTCATATTGCTCTTCGCTAGAGTTTAATCGCCATCTTTCAACTTACAATCCTATTGACCTTATATTACGGAAAAGAATGCCTATCATTATCTCCTTGGGAATCGAATCCCACTACCACTCTTCTATGAATATGAGTTCGGTTGTACTTCTATCTATTGGTAGCTACATTATTAACACATTTGCCGACGGCAATTTTAGTTTACTTGCAAGAAAAGCGaaatattgtatttttcatCTTTAAGATATggttaaaacataaatatatttcttttcaataaaaagtaaaatactCTTATTAATATGTCAAGAGAAAACCCGCTTTATTGTAAAAAGTaggaaaaaaaatgaacaagCAAGTAACTAAAATGGAATGCAGCTATAGGGGTATATAAAGCAAATAAGATGTGATATGGAAGGTCATATAAATCAGAGTTATATGATATAGCGGTTATATCGaattaatagaaaatttatAGTCTTAGAGGAAATTATTTTGTAGGGAGAAACGTTCGTCgaatcctcctcctcctcttcattCCCTTGATCGCCGTCGTATGTTCAGGTCAGTTCTAGAATCGGTTTCTCGTTTCCTATGTCAATGTTGGAATCAGTCACCCACAATATATAACGTCTTCGTATAGTTCGGATCCACTCTCGTCACAGCTTCGCGCGAGTGCCTGCGTCTTTGTATGCTTTCTTTACAATGATAGTCTCTCTTGGTTATAAGATTCGTTTCTTGATTTCGCGAAATCACGGCTCGTCTGTTACGTAACGTGTTTGTCAAGTAGTATTCGCCTAGGGTTTGTTGCACATGCAAATGTAAATGTTGGATCCGTTTTCTTTGTCACGATCTCTCGTTGTATTATTTGTTTGAGTAGCTGCTGCGAGTGATAATATAGAATGGAGGAAGAGAGAGACGAATCGAGGAAAAGCaggaaggagaaggagatggaAAGGCGGCGTctaagagacagagagagaagaCAATCTATGAGCCAAGACGAGAGGGAAAGGCATTTAGCTCGGCGCCGCAAGAACTACCAGCTACGAAGGCAGAGAGCTGAGGTAAGCCGCATCGGCTCTCAGATCCAAGAGATCACCGGAGAAGGGAGCCAGTTAGCTGCAGTCATCTCGCCTCTTCATTCCGGTGACAGTAGTACTGTCCCTTCCTTGTTTGATTCTGATCAGAGTGAGTCTCTCACAACTAAGGGATTTATATAGGTTAGTGTGAAAGTGTATGATGTGTATGTGTGTTGTGTAGGTGTGGGAATATCAGTGGAGGAGTTCGGTAAACTGGTGGGGACTATACGACTCAGCCGTGTGAAACATCTGGCGAGGACACTGAGAAAGTGGAGTAATACTGGTGCAGAGGCAAGCAGCAGTTCTGGTGCAACAAACGCAATGACTAGATGTAATTAAGCTATATGGCTAAGCTAACTCACATGTATACATATGTTTTTAGAGAGTTCTTTATTCGATTTGTTGGAAATGGTGGACAGGTGCAATGTCAAGTGGGCTACGTCTGAGTCGAGTGAAACGACTGGTGAGATCAAAGGGCCAGCAGGAGGGGTTGTTGTCTCAAAACTCACCAACACAAGGTTCGTTAGATAACTTGTAAATTATTTAAGAGAAGGTTGAGATTGATGATTACTCTCCCGCCACAAATCTTCCATTCTATATAATTTACAAGCTGcttgtcttcttctttgtgTCAACAGGACCCCTGCTTCAGTCGAGTTCACAAACTTGAACGCCAGCCTCATTATCATATATGTTAGCGTGTTTGTAAAAGCGAACACATTATCTTTTTGGAGACATATCTTTGAAGCTTACCAATTTTGTTTTACAATACAACTGGGAATACACTacattttatacaaaatttttgtttttgtcgtAGCCGTTTCCTATccaaaacatatatcattttttacTGGTAACgcaaaaatagaaatatgaaTATGGTAAGGCAATTTCAAAGCTTATTTCAGTGTTGAAGTTTGCAACAAAACAAGTACCACTAATATATCACAAAGGActcaaccaaaagaaaaaaaaaacacttgtaGTATAAACAgttttgatttggttgtatgtatatatgtatctGCACGTGAACTGATATGTACGTCTTCAAATTTGAGAGATACTACACATGAATGTTCAATTTCTGACTTAGATTTGCTAAGAACAAATCACAGAAAAAATGGATATTGCTGACATTTATAAGATTAAGTTTTgtggaatatatataaaactaacaGTTCTAAATTCAAATAAATCAAGGAAACCAAGATCAGCATATGCGAAAGTAAAAGTTTAATAGGATAATTGATGAAAACAGATTTGGTATACACAACTTTTCATACTTTACCTTTCCCATTTAGTTTTAGTAAACACAGATTTCAACAATCATGACTTACATGAGTTGTTGCACCAAGTCATGTTCTTACTTACATCATGGCCACCAAAGGTTGAAGAAACGTTTAGTtctttaactttaaaattagtAAACGTCTAGCTTTcatagctcagttggttagagcacCCGTTTAGTAAGCGGGAGGTCTTGAGTTCAACTCTCAATGAAAgcaatttatattttactatttattgGCTGTATTTTTGGGCTAGGTAGAGTCTAGGGGCAAAATTCGAATTATCTGTCCAAATAACAGATTGGGGCTTAAGCCGTCATCAATATAAATAGTCACgcagattacaaaaaaaatcatcttattTTAACTGTTTATCTTATGTTCCCGATCAGTTTCTTCtctattttataacaaaaaatttgTGAGGCAGTGATGAGTAAATCGAGATAGTCATGGACCACTCTGATTTAATCAGTGCTGAGAATTTCTCTTACCATATTTCTTCTGAGCCTCTCTTACTTAACATTTGTATATATTGCTTAAAGTTTTCATTTGTTGATTTGAACATTTTGTCATTGCAAATAGATTTTAGTTTAACTGtttgattcttttgttttaatttgggGTTTTGTTTTACCAATCACTAATTTTTTCACATctatatcaaaaaaattatttggttttGAAATTGAGCGAGTAGGGGTTTGGAGATGACGATGAGGATATAATGCTCCCTATTCTGAGTTCAGCTGAAGTCACTTGCTGGCAGAATCGAACCTAATTATCACTAGCCACCACTGAGTCATCTCCTAGTTCCCCCTCACATATATTTGATGATGAATCAATTAACACTTTGAATTTATGTTACAAATACTTTAGCTTTTTAATCTGTCCCCATGATTGGAGCTATAACGGTTCTCTTACGAACCTCTTgaaatttccaaaatcaaattcACATTCTTCAGCTAAACCCATAAACTATAATCAATAAATTTCTTATATCCATCCAAACAATGACTCAAGATGACAACCCAATTTCTTTTCATACAAGTACCTGTCAACTGAACTGCCATGgctatatgcatttataaccacCAAAACGTAACAGAATTTGTGCTACAAACTTCTTCCTTCATCTGAAACTTGTCCGTGAAACCCATAACCAGACGTCATTTAGGTCCATGTACAGATCAAGCACTTTGCCCATCAGAGAGACACTGCTGCAGTTAAAGTACCTATCAACAAGGCTGTTGACTCCACTCCGGTGTTAGACTTAAAAACAGCTCTTTATATATCATAGATACATATAAAGCCCTTCTTGTTTGAGACCCCTTTTAACGAATATCATTGCGTTCTGCGGAAAGTGAATCCTAGCTGTTTGAAGATCCCCCTCACGATAAGGTTTTTTAAAGTATTAACTACTTGACTTTGAAAAACTCACTTGGAGACTGTAACCTTACAAGAACCTTTTGAGCTTGTATCCGGTTTTTCTTGTACTTTATCTGATCCTTCCCTTGCATCATGCATTCCTACGAGAGCATACTTGTGTGCTCAACTTGTAACCCCGCTGCACCGTAATAGGCCAAGAGCTTCTTTCAATCTCCTTGTAACACACAGACCCTGTAATGTGTTATCCAggtgatgtttctttctttccctAATGCTCCACCTGAAAGCTGGAACAAGTTACAGGTGAACCAAACGTTGATCTCTGAAAGGGAAGTTTCAGACTTTGCGACTCTCATAAGAGATAATCACAGTCAAATTTCTGATGAGTCAGTTAACCATGGGAGGCCCCCATCTTTGCAAGAAAAGGAAACCTGAAGTTCAACGATTAAGTTCAAGACAGTCTTctcattgttatttttttaatgaaataatgaTATCACTACTTCACTTCCCATCTTGTCGGAACAGAGCAAACGTGATCGTGAACCCTTCCTATTATGTTCTAAGttttatttcaatataaatatttgtggCACAGATTATCAAATGTCAAGATGGCCGAGTTGGTCTAAGGCGCCCGCTTCAGGTGCGGGTCCGAaagggcgtgggttcaaatcccactcttgacaatattttccttttttctccttttattatatatgcaaGTAAATAGTTGTGTTCTGTTGGAACTAAAAGTATTGTTCTGTGGATTTGAACCTAAcaatataaagatataaatagTGAAGGTTAGTAACTTAGTATAGTGCCTTATTACCAAGATGATGAACGTGTTTTATTGTAGTAGTGAAGGTTAATTTAGCAGAAGTGAGCTCAAATGATACTTTGTGGATAACTGAAATTCAATGTCTCACGTCATTGCTCCGTGCGAAGACATTCTTTTTTCAACTTGAATTTTTGAGTATTGACTTGTGTTGTTAATATGCCAGTAATAGGCAAACTATTACAGTTTCTAACTAACACTAGACAGCTTGAGGAAAGAAATTTAACCAAGGGAAATTGAGAGGAAAACACAACCACTAAACATGACCATTTTCCAGTGAATTGTTCTTATCCCACATGTGTAGCTAAAATTAATCCTTATTTACTGGATATTAGACCACTTCTTTTACCATTAAACTGTCTCTTTCTATCTTCTAAACTTAGCAATTTTAACCTTAGTGTCTTCTCTATATATACATCAAGACTTGAACAGTAATTATTTGGTTTGAAACACTAATCATCTTTTCgggattttttcttttttattaaaacaacgaCTGAGATTTTGAAGACTCAACTGTTACATTGACCAGGTAAATTTCAGCTGCTTGGTAAATCATCTGGCTGATGTAAGTTGgataaaataacttatttactAATTATATTTAGGAcgaaaaaaattgtatataatttcagtttttttagGATTTGCAACCATAAATAATTAACTGAAAATTTTATTCAGAAAAATATCTTGTGGTAGTCTCttgaaacagaaacagaaatcagatccaataaTCAAATCCACTGCAAAATAAATTGAGTTGCATAACCTTCTAGCAGGGTCAACAAAATATTAACATTTCCAGAAAATGTAACGATAATCAACGTTTTTAAGATTTaccttttttttgtattttttgaaaGAATCTCGTGAAATTAGGGCCTACCCGTCCCAACATTTATTACACGAGATATATAGTCAACGGAGATTAGTCTATGTGGGCCCCACTTAACTAGACTATTAGTTAAGAGAATCTTATCCAATTCATCTCATCTCCCACTTAACTAGACTATTAGTTACGAGAATCTTATCTAATTCATCTCATCATCTTCTATTCTTCTATCATAGGATCCTCTCATCTCACTCAACAACAGTCAACACCGTAACATTATTCTTTTCTGTGAACAATTGGTGAGACTCGACAAATTTATTCAAACTTCAGATGATGATTTTCGCTTTGATGATTATAACGTGTTTGAATtggaaaaaggaaataaaaatctcaaaagCTTTTACTGTATGGAAAATTCAAGATTCGATTATTCGTGTATATCTCTGTATATATTATCTAACATTTTTTAGTTTCGTTCGCAGGCATCGAGCGTGAgagaatctcttcttcttcttttttttattacactGTGAGATAAACTAAACAGAGAGAGTTTCAGACAAAAAAGATGGTGGAAGGAGGAATAGCCAAAGCAGACAAAACAGAGTTCACAGAGTGCTGGAGGACGACATGGAAAACCCCTTACATCATGCGCCTCGCTCTCTCCGCCGGAATCGGAGGTCTCCTCTTCGGCTACGACACCGGCGTCATCTCCGGCGCTCTTCTCTTCATCAAAGAGGATTTCGACGAAGTCGACAGGAAAACATGGCTCCAGTCGACGATCGTCAGCATGGCGGTGGCCGGAGCCATCGTCGGAGCAGCCGTCGGAGGCTGGATCAACGACAGGTTCGGCCGGAGGACGTCGATCCTGATCGCCGACGTGCTTTTCCTGATCGGAGCGGCCGTCATGGCGTTTGCTCCGGCTCCGTGGGTGATCATCGTCGGAAGGATCTTCGTCGGGTTCGGCGTCGGTATGGCGTCGATGACGTCGCCGCTTTACATATCGGAAGCTTCTCCGGCGAGGATCAGGGGAGCGCTAGTTAGTACCAACGGTCTTCTCATCACCGGGGGACAGTTCTTCTCTTACCTCATCAATCTCGCCTTTGTCCATGTAAGTAAACGTAACGCTTTTAAACTTATTAAGATAAATGGTTTTGTTCATTGGTTATTGGTTATTAGTTTATCAGTTTCCGGTTTATTTAAATTACTTCCGGTTTAACAGACTAAAGGAACGTGGAGGTGGATGTTGGGAGTTGCGGGTGTTCCGGCGATAGTTCAGTTTGTGCTGATGCTGTCTTTACCGGAGTCTCCGCGGTGGCTTTACAGAAAAGACAGGGTTGCGGAGTCGAGAGCGATCCTCGAGAGGATCTACCCGGCGGAGGAGGTGGAGGCGGAGATGGAGGCGTTGAAAGAGTCTGTGGAGGCGGAGAAGGCGGACGAGGCCGTTATTGGAGATAGTTTTGGCGCCAAAATCAAAGGAGCATTCGCGAACCCTGTCGTCCGACGTGGACTCGCGGCTGGTGTTACTGTCCAGGTGGC harbors:
- the LOC130494381 gene encoding uncharacterized protein LOC130494381 isoform X1, encoding MFRMEEERDESRKSRKEKEMERRRLRDRERRQSMSQDERERHLARRRKNYQLRRQRAEVSRIGSQIQEITGEGSQLAAVISPLHSGDSSTVPSLFDSDQSVGISVEEFGKLVGTIRLSRVKHLARTLRKWSNTGAEASSSSGATNAMTRCAMSSGLRLSRVKRLVRSKGQQEGLLSQNSPTQGPLLQSSSQT
- the LOC130494381 gene encoding uncharacterized protein LOC130494381 isoform X3, encoding MFRMEEERDESRKSRKEKEMERRRLRDRERRQSMSQDERERHLARRRKNYQLRRQRAEVSRIGSQIQEITGEGSQLAAVISPLHSGDSSTVPSLFDSDQMEEFGKLVGTIRLSRVKHLARTLRKWSNTGAEASSSSGATNAMTRCAMSSGLRLSRVKRLVRSKGQQEGLLSQNSPTQGPLLQSSSQT
- the LOC130494381 gene encoding uncharacterized protein LOC130494381 isoform X2; translated protein: MEEERDESRKSRKEKEMERRRLRDRERRQSMSQDERERHLARRRKNYQLRRQRAEVSRIGSQIQEITGEGSQLAAVISPLHSGDSSTVPSLFDSDQSVGISVEEFGKLVGTIRLSRVKHLARTLRKWSNTGAEASSSSGATNAMTRCAMSSGLRLSRVKRLVRSKGQQEGLLSQNSPTQGPLLQSSSQT